A region of the Salmo trutta unplaced genomic scaffold, fSalTru1.1, whole genome shotgun sequence genome:
TGGACCGGCACATAATGCATTGATGTTCTCTCGTAATATATCCAAGATATCAAGTTCGGCAAGCCTTTCATTGATGGATTTTAACAAGTCAACATCCATATCAGTAAACCTCTCCTCACACACGCCCTCTTACTAAGGGATGGTTTGGTTCCATCGTTGATACCTACTGGTAAGACCTGAGAAGACTAACTggccacagacaaacagagaacacaggtataaatacacaggggataatggggcagatgggtgacacctggagggatggagacaagcagaaagacaggtgaaacagatcagggtgtgacagtatgaAATAAATAGTACAactactgagctatattgtacgcTAAAAAAAAACTGgaacattttattattttatactaatacaatttctcATTGAAAGATAATTTGTAATAAAGTACTAAAAAAAGGTAAAGATGTTTGCTAGCTTGAACAGCAAACTCAAAATGGCACAGTATATATGTCTGCTCTCTGAGCAGTATTAAAAACCGGTTGATACAAACTGGTCAATCTTTAGCTGGCTAGTTTATTAACCTAAGGTTTATTAAACTGTTGGCTGGTTAACATGATAAACTAGAAAAACGAATTGCTAGCCAACACCCCAGACCATAACTTACTCAGTAGCCTCCTCCTGTACACTCTGCATGCAAAGGCTCCCCAATAACTTTCCCCAGTTGCACAGCATGACTGAGCAGTTTACCTCACAATAATTAAGGCTTGTTTTTTTGTGTACCACAGCAAAGTTTTTATGACCtgccttgtctgtctgtctgtctgtctgtctgtctgtctgtctgtctgtctgtctgtctgtctgtctgtctgtctgggacaaGCTTTCCCAGTGCTGTTGGTCATTGAATGTCTGACGTGGCCTCGCTTGGCTCATGCACTTCTAAAAGCGGCCACTAGATGGCGACCTAAACCATCTGATGTCCCCAAAACGGCTCTGTGAAAAAGTGCCACTTACGTGATACCATAGAGCAGCCTTCCTTTAAAGCATGGGTCGCgacgtgtcagagtaaatgtataattatttcattaatttttgtaattgatttggccaagtgcaactgAACTCTCTGCTCAGTTTGACAGCTGCGCGAGTTTCGTCAGTTTCCTTGATAGATCAGTCCGTGACCCTCAGGCTGCAGTTCAgtcgttcagcagcagatgaagTCCTGTCAGTCATTttccgcgttcaaaacaactgggacctctgaaaaatacgaggtcagtAAACTGTACATTTGAAGATGAAACATGATCAGACCAACTGTGCATCTTACTGTGGAAATTATTATAGAAAACAAGTCTAGGtgggaactgttgctgttaaaatacaagtaatatgttttgttctgaactggaataaactgattggagcaagatgctttttgaggaaaactcacacagttctgggtagCTCCTCTACAGCAGGAAGCgttctcctgcctgactgagaatgcactagatgttctgatccaggttggcaccacatacctatgtgagtcagggttctcaactctggTGTACTTGAAATACAAGTTTTAAAAAATTCAACCAgtcacacacctctcattaggtgtgtgtgtgtgtgtgtgtgtgtgtgtgtgtgtgtgtgtgtgtgtgtgtgtgtgtgtgtgtgtgtgtgatgcctcaaaaagcatcttgctttAATCAGTTaattccagttcagaatgaaaatgatttattgtattttagcagcaacagttccaacctagacagctatgtaagagtgtttttaattggggaaaataaacatgaatagctATTTATATGGGTATTTCATTTAATTGTTATTTGTCTATATTGTATTTATCTTAGGTATCAgggaaattaaattaaatgtactGATGTTTTCATAAGCTttggtcccaggaaaacacagattTTCTCATTTGgatcccaggctgaaaaagttgAACCGCTGCCATAGAGATTAGAGGATTCCTCTGTGTATCTGTCCCATTAGGGTGTCTGGGAGCGCTGTGGCTAGCGCCATGAgcccatctccattttgaagtagtcaattttcttcttctactacttctatgagttggtaaacaaactgaaagggtgcacacTGCCACCTGGAGGGTGTTGTTGGAACAGGTGTAAAGCCAAGGTTGGCGATTTACTGCCATCGAGTataattcattatataaatagcctccaacattctactcaacaaattggatgcagtttatcacagtgccatccgttttgtcccatatattacccaccactgcgacctgtacgctctcattggctggccatcgcttcatactcgtcgccaaacccactggctccaggtcatctacaagtctctgctaggtaaagccccgccttatctcagctcactggtcaccatagcagcacccacccgtagcacgcgctccagcaggtatatctcactggtcacccccaaagccaattcctcctttggccgcctttccttccagttctctgctgccaatgactggaacgaactgcaaaaatcaatgaagctggagtcttatatctccctcactagctttaagcaccagctgtcagagcagctcacagatcactgcacctgtacatagcccatctgtaaacagcccatccaactacctcatccccatactgtatttatttatcttgctcctttgcaccccagtatctctacttgcacattactcttatgcacatctaccattccagtgtctaatAGCGctactgtaattacttcgccaccatggcctatttattgcctgacctccattatcttacctcatttacactcactatatatagatttttctttgttctactgtattattgactgtatgtttgtttattccatgtgtaactctgtgttgttgtatgtgtcgaactgctgtgctttatcttggccaggtcgcagttgtaaatgtgaacttgttctcaactagcctacctggttaaaaaaaggtgaattaaataaaaaattaggTGATGCTGATGACATGGATGGAatcatgtgatccttccttaacccataggaagtcccaccagttgactacttcaaaatggtggaaGCCTTCAATGGTAATATCCATGCACAAATGGGTTTTATCGGTCTTGAGGCCGCTATAAATCTTTATGTGCAATACAGAAGACCAGTGGTTCATGTATTTCTAACAAAGATGGTGGATACATTAAGATAATTCACTCAGGCCGTTTCCCGTTGAAAAAAAATGGTCAGTTCCGTTCTGCTTAAGGGGGGGggctctcccatagacaccaatgtgATAGCAGCTGGCTCTGGTCTGCTTAGTTCAAGAACTTCCattgaaccagaaaaaaatgAGGGCGTGGGATGACTGGCTTCCTCTTCCGTCTCGGTCTCCAATAACATTTTGCTCTGCCCGCAGCTCCTCCTTATGTGTTAGTTCAACCAATCATTTGGCCTATGTTCTTATGAGGCTTCCCTATTGGGCAGGTAGGACCTTTTAGAGGAACATCATTAAGAACCAGTCATCAATCTGTCTGTTACCCATAGAGATGGAAAGATGTCATAACCTTATATCCATCCAATTATGGCCTCTGTGAgcgcatgggcagcgccattgagactatctccattttgaagtagtccattttcaTCTTCACGATTGACTGAACCCTCCTGATGACCAGCTTAGACATgatgactccaacagggtcaccaggagggatcagccaatgaagttggaagtcccacccagttgattaCATGAAAATGGTGGAATCCCTCACTGGCAATGTccatgcaaaaacaggttatttTCCAGATATGacccctctttccatctctatgcTGTTACCCCATAAAAGAGTAAACCAAACACCCAGGTGGGAAGACTGCCTTGACTGGGCTCCTGTGTGCCATGTGCTAAGTTTTGACTAAAAAAAGGATATAGCTTTCATCAGATTAGACATTTCGTAGCATTTTAGGATAATTaatgtgtcagatttaaaaaaaataaaagagttTAAGGTCAGGAAAAGTGTTTGGGTTAGCTAAGacgcaaaaaaaaatatataaaaataacctTTTGACttaaatttgacaaaagctgtatccgtTCTAGCCATGGCCACGTGCTGTTTGAAGGGTGCATGTGTGTTTATCCCAGTGGTTAATGCAAGGTACGCCTTGCTTTAACTGCTATTTgcaattcaacaacaacaacaacagataaTGAAACAAACCAAAAGAAAGTAATGTTCATTTTTATTCTTTCTACATGCTACATTCTATTCCGGTGTACTTTGTTAACATGAAGCTGATGAGGACTAATTGTTACACACCATGGCtgtatttacacaggcagcccaattcagatcttTTTGCAATTGGGGGGGATTGTCGTGGAACATCGCAACACTTCAACACTTGGAGAAGTAGCTAGGGGCCACCGTCGCGAGACATTCCTTCTGGAAGAGCAGATCGATCCTACAAGATAATTAAAATGTCCATATTCAGTTACAGCCCTAGAGGTGCTTGCATAAATTCACTAAAAGACATCCTAAATAAACGAAAAGACACCCTAAATTCACTAAAAGACATCCTAAATTCACTAAAAGACATCCTAAATTCACTAAAGGACACCCTAAATTCACTAAAGGACATCCTAAATTCACTAAAAGACACCCTAAATAAACGAAAAGACACCCTAAATTCACTAAAGGACACCCTAAATTCACTTAAAAGACACCCTAAATTCACTAAAGGACATCCTAAATTCACTAAAAGACACCCTAAATTCACTAAATGACATCCTAAAGTGACATTCTCATAGAATGTTTCACACATTTAAACATTGAATGCGAACCAATAAACTCACTTTGATATGATGGAAATAAAATGTacaaaatgtaaaatacacatttttaaTTTGCATACTTACATTTTCTTTAGAGCCATTGTTTGTTGACCGCGACCACTTTCCCCGTttgaatgagagagaaaaaaacaatttaaaagttAATAGGAATTTCTGTGCTGAAACACAGTATATTAACACAGTAAGAAACTGGAGAGAAAACATCCACCTCAAAGCCAAACACTTACATTGTCTGTTTGATGGTCGCCACACAGTTTAAGTCATCACTTATGTTGTCGTCAATCAAAGCTTGAGAGAAACAAAAAGCCCAACAGAGATGCATAACTGACACTGTCACACAAGCCATTTTAATCTAACATCCAACTACTCTATCAATAATCCTGTTGTGCATCTTTAGCACgttaatacatgtattttttcttCGATAGGTCAAATACATTGAACTCACCACTGCAGTTCATCTGGCAAAGGTTCAGCGATGGCGTTGAGCCCGAGGAACAAATCACACGATCGCTCAGCTGGAACAAGCCGAAGAGGGTTCCCATGGTCTCTTCTTCGCTGGAGTCTTCCTCTCCTGAGGTGAAGCGATTCCCAGCGTGTCTCTTACCCCTCTTAGGAGGGGGCTCAGAGCGGGTAGGAAGGGTAAGGCGGGTAGGATAGTTAGGATGGTTAGGGCGGgtaggattggtaggatggttaGGGCGGgtaggattggtaggatggttaGGGCGGGTAGGATGGTTATCATTGTTAGCAGGGTGGGTAGGGTGGACATCATCCCCGGCGTGTCTCTTACCCCTCTTAGGAGAAGGCTCAGAACGGGTAGGGTGGGTAGGAGGGGTAGGATGGTTAGGGCGGGTAGGATGGTTAGCATTGTTAGCAGTGTGGGTAGGGTCAACATCATCCCCTGCATGTCTCTTACCCCTTCTACGAGGGGGCTCGGTACGGGTAGGAGGGACATCAGGGCCGTCATCATCCCTCCAAACACTCACAAAACTGGTGTTGAAACCTGAGGCCTTCTCCACGTGGCAGACGACTGGAAGAGGCAACAAATGGAGTGTTACTTAATCAGGGCCGATCCCCCCATACACAGATTTAGACTAGTCTTCGAATAAAAAGCCATTTCAATTGAGAATCTCGATTTAAAGTGTTTCTTAGTCCAGGATGAGGCTTAATCTGTGTTCTGCGAAACCAGTCCACAGGATTTAAGAAATAATTCCTGTTTCTTTAAGGAAAAAACTCCATTGGGTTCTAACTAATGTAACTTACTTTTAGCCACAAAATCGTTGTTTGTCAGGTTCTTCACTCCGGCTCCCCCAGTCAGGTTGAATTTGAGGGCCTCCTTCTCCAACAAGTTCTTCAGCTCACATTTGGAGAGGATCCGTCCCTCAGACAGACTGGGGACCAAGGCTGCTACAGCCAACACCACCAACATCTGCATCTTCATGTTGTCTCTGTCCGGCTTGTCTTTCCTCGATTGAGACGAGAAGATCACAGTGGCACAGTAAATATACTCTTGGTGCCCCTAGCCTCTTGGGAGTGACGTGACCCAGACTCGTACTTACcttttgtttttttaatctaAAGTAAGGCAATAAAGCTGGCTCTCTGAAATCTGTGAAAGGACTACGTCAATGTAACAAAACTCCACCCAATATTTTGTTTCACCACTCAGTTCAGACCCCTTAGGGAAATGCTTTAAAAACTGCCTTGTGATGGTATAACAAAAGGGTTTTCCTTTGTTAAATAAGTTACACCTTGACCTACTGAAAACGATGCTTAGACTTTAGACACACAATAAGGTCAAACAACTCTCACGGGTATCTCACGACCACATGACTGCAATCACCAGGTAACTTCAATCGCTATGTGCCACACCTAATAACAACACTACGTATGTGTCCAAAAGTAATCTCTGGAAACGGAGAGAAAACCGAAACCCTCACCAAGAGCTAAAAATAGcattcttttcattttcctgttCTGACTGATCACATGACATATAGGAGTAACGTGAGACCCATCAATGTGGTTTGTTCTCATGCATTGTATTCATCTGTACTGTTCATGTCAGGGACACTGTGTTTGCAGATGGATAACATGTCTGGAATGGAACAATACAAAAAGGTACCATGTCAAtgacaaactcagcaaaaaaaataaacgtccctttttcaggaccctgtctttcaaagataattcataaaaatccaaataacttcacagatcttcattgtaaagggtttaaacatggtttcccatgtttgttcaatgaaccataaacaattaatgaacatgcacctgtggaacggtcgttaagacactaacagcttacagacggtaggcaattaaggtcacagttatgaaaacataggacactaaagaggcctttctactgactctgaaaaacaccaaaagaaagatgccctgggtccctgctcatctgtgtgaacatgccttaggcatgctgcaaggaggcatgaggactgcagatgtggccagggcaataaattgcaatgtccgtactgtgagacgcctaagacagcgctacagggagacaggacggacagctgatcgtcctcgcagtgacagaccacatgtaacaccacctgcacaggatcggtacatccgaacatcacacctgcgggacaggtacaggatggcaacaacaactgccggagttacatcaggaacgcacaatccctccatcagtgctcagactgtccgcaataggctgagagaggctggactgagggcttgtaggcctgttgtaaggcaggtcctcaccagacatcaccggcaacaacgtcgcctatgacacaaacccaccgtcgctggaccagacaggactggcaaaaagtgctcttcactgacgagtcgtggttttgtctcaccgagggtgatggttggattcgcgtttatagtcgaaggaatgagcattacactgaggcctgtactctggagcaggatcgatttggaggtggagggtccgtcatggtctggggcggcgtgtcacagcatcatcggactgagcttgttgtcattgcaggcaatctcaacgctgtgcgttacagggaagacatcctcctccctcatgtggtacccttcctgcaggctcatcctgacatgaccctccagcatgacaatgccatcagccatactgctcgttctctgcgtgatttcctgcaagacaggaatgtcagtgttctgccatggccagcaaagagcccggatctcaatcccaatgagcacgtttgggacctgttggatcggagggtgagggctagggccattccctccagaaatgtcctggaacttgcaggtgccctgGTGGATGagcggggtaacatctcacagcaagaactggcaaatctggtgcagtccatgaggaggagatgcactgcagtacttaatgcagctggtggccacaccagatactgattgttacTTTTGTAGGTCTTTCCCTCCACCCCTGGATGCAGCCTCCATCAAGGTCTTCCCCTCCACCCCTGGATGCAGCCTCCATCAAGGTCTTCCCTCCACCCATGATGCAGCCTCCATCAAGGTCTTCCCCTCCACCCCTGGATGCAGCCTCCATCAAGGTCTTCCCCTCCACCCCTGGATGCAGCCTCCATCAAGGTCTTCCCTCCACCCCTGGATGCAGCCTCCATCAAGGTCTTCCCCTCCACCCCTGGATGCAGCCTCCATCAAGGTCTTCCCTCCACCCCTGGATGCAGCCTCCATCAAGGTCTTCCCTCCACCCCTGGATGCAGCCTCCATCAAGGTCTTCCCTCCACCCCTGGATGCAGCCTCCATCAAGGTATTTCACACGTTGTCAAATAAAAGCCTCGCTCGGTTTAGCTCTTTAAGGATCAATGAAAGAGTCTTCTAATAAACAGTCAAATtaaatacccactgggcacagcaCGTCATGGCTCCCgggtgacgcagcggtctaaggaactgcatctcagttcaagaggtgtcactacagtccctggttcgattccaggatgtatcacatccggccgtgattgggagtcccatagggcggtgcataattggcccggcatcgtccaggtttggccgggggcaggccgtcattgtaagtaagaatttgttcttaactgacttgcctagttaaa
Encoded here:
- the LOC115181894 gene encoding uncharacterized protein LOC115181894 isoform X2, with the translated sequence MKMQMLVVLAVAALVPSLSEGRILSKCELKNLLEKEALKFNLTGGAGVKNLTNNDFVAKIVCHVEKASGFNTSFVSVWRDDDGPDVPPTRTEPPRRRGKRHAGDDVDPTHTANNANHPTRPNHPTPPTHPTRSEPSPKRGKRHAGDDVHPTHPANNDNHPTRPNHPTNPTRPNHPTNPTRPNHPNYPTRLTLPTRSEPPPKRGKRHAGNRFTSGEEDSSEEETMGTLFGLFQLSDRVICSSGSTPSLNLCQMNCSALIDDNISDDLNCVATIKQTIGRGQQTMALKKMIDLLFQKECLATVAPSYFSKC
- the LOC115181894 gene encoding uncharacterized protein LOC115181894 isoform X1 yields the protein MKMQMLVVLAVAALVPSLSEGRILSKCELKNLLEKEALKFNLTGGAGVKNLTNNDFVAKIVCHVEKASGFNTSFVSVWRDDDGPDVPPTRTEPPRRRGKRHAGDDVDPTHTANNANHPTRPNHPTPPTHPTRSEPSPKRGKRHAGDDVHPTHPANNDNHPTRPNHPTNPTRPNHPTNPTRPNHPNYPTRLTLPTRSEPPPKRGKRHAGNRFTSGEEDSSEEETMGTLFGLFQLSDRVICSSGSTPSLNLCQMNCSALIDDNISDDLNCVATIKQTMESGRGQQTMALKKMIDLLFQKECLATVAPSYFSKC